One Fusarium poae strain DAOMC 252244 chromosome 4, whole genome shotgun sequence DNA window includes the following coding sequences:
- a CDS encoding hypothetical protein (BUSCO:17590at5125), with protein MAGRRRRASTSSVDTEDESKVSWCQEKSVMRFNHSIVDPEACFELKDAIVLNKDGQTMENALDVADRGPFIIRGTCLVEDPAQRAHLIMKVRKSIELEVRKCVLYSIGEDKNGSPIIWVAGTCAWFELNPSKAYAPIYRQMREAVVLYYRILAIYSDRKPKKTKKGRKDIERDLHHVFHEYATRIGDGSTLEDVISRCDKHASFLIAQCTGDESELDWRTTPFYQWLIKRHPDIYNKEIERQYKPLQPLPSPSIEVSEPLVPQTLPSRTRNGSSAPSVALSNATPEVIELDDSPPPQPASRSRSSSRRANPEIVELGSSTQTSRDISAAPRPASVHSSMSTPSFTPHPSEISSSATSANETPFQSVLNAIEWAYAETENSKAGLTHSATMNKLWTKYRFPNYKSDQKASYRVPIEEVLHYNAGALLQVLDTDKYKHHGFYTWLEETSKKPFNPVAIRPSDFPYRLIRRKQSSNALSSKLAQPSPLAQIGTPTGPFNEEFSSPARSSPAGKSIRRPGRPSGVKSSLRLTATSRKRAHSDVDIDSQDEGAEPKRSHYFSDENDAIENEGQLGSSEDEPTPGSSEELVKIFLRADNIPTTIPRGPNETWVCEEDNCGYVVRGGDLRDCRERIRQHFNEHERQMNRVSLAMTEGSRGHLPVNHLMDKLKKLGEASQAAEQLIIGRTVLPRRIKRNLLI; from the exons ATGGCCGGGCGTCGCCGTCGTGCGTCCACGTCGAGCGTCGACACCGAAGATGAAAGCAAGGTGTCATGGTGCCAGGAAAAGTCGGTTATGAGATTCAACCATTCCATTGTCGACCCCGAGGCCTGCTTTGAACTCAAGGATGCTATCGTTCTAAACAAAGATGGACAAACCATGGAAAATGCCCTTGACGTAGCTGACCGTGGTCCCTTCATTATCCGCGGGACCTGCCTTGTGGAGGATCCAGCGCAGAGGGCGCACC TCATCATGAAAGTCCGCAAATCGATCGAGCTAGAAGTCAGGAAATGCGTTCTGTACTCTATCGGAGAAGACAAGAACGGTTCGCCGATCATCTGGGTTGCGGGCACATGTGCTTGGTTTGAGCTCAACCCATCAAAAGCATACGCGCCCATTTACAGACAGATGCGAGAGGCTGTGGTACTCTATTATCGCATACTGGCTATCTACAGCGATAGAAAGccaaagaaaacaaaaaaggGGAGAAAGGATATTGAGAGAGACCTCCATCATGTTTTCCACGAG TATGCCACTAGGATCGGAGACGGCTCGACACTTGAAGACGTTATTTCACGATGTGATAAACATGCATCATTTTTGATCGCACAGTGCACTGGAGATGAGAGCGAACTTGACTGGCGAACTACCCCTTTCTACCAGTGGTTGATCAAAAGACATCCC GATATTTACAACAAGGAAATTGAGCGCCAGTACAAACCacttcagcctcttccatCTCCTTCCATAGAGGTCAGCGAGCCATTGGTACCCCAGACACTTCCCTCACGAACACGCAATGGCTCGTCAGCCCCATCAGTCGCCCTTAGCAATGCTACCCCGGAGGTCATCGAACTTGATGACAGCCCGCCACCACAACCAGCGTCGCGGTCACGCTCTTCTAGTCGCAGGGCGAACCCTGAAATTGTTGAATTGGGGAGCTCTACTCAAACCTCGAGGGACATCTCGGCGGCCCCAAGACCAGCTAGTGTTCACTCATCAATGAGCACACCATCATTCACCCCTCACCCAAGTGAAATCTCTTCCTCGGCAACCAGCGCAAATGAGACTCCCTTCCAGAGTGTCTTAAATGCTATTGAGTGGGCATATGCGGAGACTGAAAATTCTAAGGCTGGCCTCACTCATTCAGCCACTATGAATAAGCTCTGGACGAAATACAGATTTCCCAACTACAAAAGCGACCAGAAAGCATCCTATAGGGTCCCAATTGAAGAAGTACTTCACTACAACGCAGGCGCACTGCTCCAGGTGCTTGATACGGATAAGTACAAGCACCATGGTTTCTACACCTGGCTCGAAGAAACTTCCAAGAAGCCATTCAACCCTGTAGCCATCAGGCCATCCGATTTTCCGTACCGCTTAATACGACGCAAACAATCTAGCAATGCGCTTTCTAGCAAATTGGCCCAGCCATCGCCCCTCGCGCAAATCGGAACACCTACGGGACCGTTCAATGAAGAGTTCTCAAGTCCCGCTCGTTCATCGCCAGCTGGCAAAAGTATCAGAAGGCCAGGCCGCCCATCTGGTGTAAAGTCCAGCCTTCGTTTAACAGCCACTTCCAGAAAGCGAGCTCACTCTGATGTGGACATCGACTCACAGGATGAAGGAGCAGAACCGAAAAGATCACATTATTTTTCTGATGAAAACGATGCGATTGAAAACGAGGGCCAGCTAGGTTCATCTGAGGATGAACCGACTCCTGGTTCGTCCGAGGAACTTGTGAAAATTTTCCTCAGAGCAGACAACATACCAACAACTATTCCACGCGGCCCTAATGAGACATGGGTTTGCGAAGAAGACAATTGTGGATACGTAGTCCGCGGTGGTGATCTTCGAGACTGTCGTGAACGCATCAGGCAACACTTCAACGAGCACGAGCGACAGATGAACCGTGTGAGTCTCGCAATGACGGAGGGTTCACGTGGACATCTTCCGGTGAA TCACCTCATGGATAAGCTCAAAAAACTAGGCGAGGCGTCCCAAGCTGCCGAGCAGCTCATAATTGGCAGAACTGTATTGCCTCGGCGCATCAAACGAAATCTCCTTATATGA
- a CDS encoding hypothetical protein (BUSCO:47489at5125), which produces MAIDDIPSVALPGKVLGPVTKFTPGAGTHVYEGNVVSSLLGQVTVTPAAKGPGPQKRLNKITAPTSEELATISVSRHGRKREILPDVDNIVLARVLRLMPKQAIVVIQQVGDTVLQTEWQGVIRVQDVRATEKDKVKIYESFKPGDIVRAQVISLGDQANYYLSTASNELGVILATSETGNDMVPISWREYKDPETGISEPRKVAKPS; this is translated from the exons ATGGCCATCGACGATATCCCCTCCGTTGCCTTGCCCGGCAAGGTCTTGGGCCCGGTCACCAAGTTTACGCCCGGCGCCGGCACACACGTTTACGAGGGAAATGTTGTCTCTTCTCTACTGGGCCAAGTCACCGTGACGCCTGCGGCCAAGGGTCCAGGACCTCAGAAGCGCCTGAACAAGATCACCGCCCCTACGTCAGAAGAGCTTGCCACCATCTCCGTATCCCGCCATGGTCGTAAGCGCGAGATTCTCCCCGATGTCGATAACATTGTCCTTGCGCGTGTACTCCGCCTTATGCCCAAGCAGGCCATTGTGGTGATCCAGCAAGTGGGCGACACTGTTCTCCAAACCGAGTGGCAGGGTGTGATTCGAGTGCAGGATGTGAGGGCAACAGAGAaggacaaggtcaagattTACGAATCTTTCAAGCCTGGTGATATTGTACGAGCGCAAGTG ATCTCTCTTGGTGACCAGGCCAACTACTACCTCTCAACGGCATCCAACGAATTGGGCGTTATCCTGGCTACGAGCGAGACGGGCAACGACATGGTCCCTATCAGTTGGAGAGAATACAAAGACCCCGAGACAGGCATCAGTGAGCCTCGAAAAGTCGCAAAGCCTAGCTGA
- a CDS encoding hypothetical protein (TransMembrane:8 (i348-369o375-393i871-892o904-930i983-1002o1008-1025i1095-1113o1119-1138i)), with translation MPDPVDKELQPSDTQAAPLAPTNFERSGDSDEDQIKESEEKDSGGKTQSQELNEKDESRFADLEEVNTGASEAQTISRATSGPKDPPKKSWHRKLNPLRWGSPPPIPEKSAKSREHEAGFLSKLTFQWMSPLMHAGYRRPLEANDIWTVNPDRSVEPLTQKMKESFQRRVENGEQHPLFWAMHETFKVEFWTGGACALYTSIIQVISPFTLRYLIQFASDAYVANQTGGPPPHIGKGIGLAIGITLMQISQSLGTNHYIYRGMTVGGQSRGVLIGLIYEKSLVISGRAKAEGALQSNVRDAEDDAQAKKKAKKAKKAKPDASDGTGWGNGRITALQSVDTYRVDQASALFHMVWTSPILCLLTLALLLVNITYSALAGYGLLVIGMPFLTRAIRSLFHRRRAINLVTDQRVSLTQEILQSVRFVKYFGWEKAFLERLGDLRNKEIRAIQILLAIRNALNAVSMSLPIFASMLSFICYSLTHNGLTAAEVFSSLALFNGLRIPLNLLPMVLGQVIDAWGSVQRIEEFLLQEEAVEDMIFDTKGDDAIRLEDASFTWEKSHKEEVGKDEKGKKEKDKRAPPPQVESSGDDTSTLVEEREPFKLQDLNFDVKRNELVAVIGSVGSGKSSLLSALAGDMRKTNGQVTFGSSRAFCPQYAWIQNTTLKNNIIFGKDIDKTWYNKVIQACALQADIDMLPNGDLTEIGERGITISGGQKQRLNIARAIYFDADIVLMDDPLSAVDAHVGRHIFDNAILGLLKDKCRILATHQLWVLSRCDRIIWMEHGKIQAIDTFENLMRDHKGFQTLMETTAIEEKREEVEKPVDGDEPTADEKKKKKKKGAALMTQEERASASVSWSVYAAYIKASGSILNAPLVLFLLIVSQGANIVTSLWLSYWTSDKFDLSTGVYIAIYAALGVVQAILMFAFSVVLSILGTKSSKVMLRIAVTRVLRAPMSFFDTTPLGRITNRFSRDVDVMDNNLSDALRMFLLTMGMITSVFILIIAFYYYFVIALVPLYVAFVIAAIYYRASAREVKRFESVLRSHVFAKFGEGLTGVASIRAYGLQNRFINELRESIDDMNGAYYITFANQRWLSMRIDLIGVLLVFVTAILVVTSRFSINPSIGGLVLSYILSIVGMMQFSVRQLAEVENAMNAVERLYYYGTELEEEAPSHTVEVRKSWPEKGEIVFDNVEMRYRAGLPLVLSGLTMHVKGGERIGIVGRTGAGKSSIMSTLFRLVEISGGKITIDGLDISTLGLHDLRSRLAIIPQDPTLFRGTVRSNLDPFNEHTDLELWYALRKADLVPADAETPEDARRTNDPSRIHLDTAVEEDGLNFSLGQRQLMALARALVRGAQIIVCDEATSSVDMETDDKIQATMAVGFRGKTLLCIAHRLRTIIGYDRICVMDAGRIAELDTPLQLWKQGGIFRSMCDRSGIRMEDIHGAREELGSAIGESSGQ, from the exons atgccagacccggTAGATAAGGAGCTTCAGCCTTCTGATACTCAAGCTGCTCCTCTCGCCCCGACCAATTTTGAACGGTCTGGTGACTCAGATGAGGATCAAATAAAAGAGTCTGAAGAGAAGGACAGTGGAGGAAAAACGCAGTCCCAAGAATTGAATGAAAAAGACGAATCACGATTTGCAGACCTCGAGGAAGTCAACACCGGTGCATCTGAAGCACAAACAATTTCGCGGGCGACATCAGGCCCAAAGGACCCTCCAAAGAAGTCATGGCACAGGAAACTCAACCCTCTCCGCTGGGGCTCACCACCTCCAATCCCTGAAAAGTCAGCAAAGAGTCGGGAACACGAAGCAGGATTCCTCAGCAAGTTGACGTTTCAATGGATGAGTCCTCTAATGCAT GCTGGTTATCGAAGACCCCTAGAGGCGAACGACATATGGACGGTCAATCCCGATAGGTCAGTCGAGCCTCTGACTCAGAAAATGAAAGAGTCGTTCCAGAGACGAGTCGAAAATGGTGAACAGCATCCTCTGTTTTGGGCTATGCATGAAACCTTCAAGGTCGAATTTTGGACTGGCGGTGCATGTGCTCTCTACACCAGCATCATACAAGTCATCAGCCCCTTCACGCTTCGATACCTAATTCAATTCGCTTCCGATGCCTATGTAGCGAACCAGACCGGCGGGCCTCCACCCCATATCGGCAAAGGTATAGGCCTGGCTATCGGTATTACACTGATGCAAATCAGTCAGAGTTTGGGAACCAACCATTATATCTATCGAGGTATGACAGTAGGTGGTCAGAGCAGAGGAGTTTTAATTGGCCTCATCTACGAAAAGTCTCTGGTTATATCTGGCCGCGCCAAGGCTGAGGGTGCTTTGCAGAGCAATGTTCGTGATGCAGAAGACGACGCTcaagccaagaagaaggcaaagaaagcaaagaagGCCAAACCAGATGCTTCAGATGGCACTGGTTGGGGTAATGGCCGAATTACTGCCTTACAAAGTGTCGATACCTACCGTGTCGATCAAGCATCCGCTCTTTTTCACATGGTATGGACATCCCCGATCTTGTGTCTGCTCACATTGGCACTTCTTCTCGTCAACATCACCTACAGCGCCTTGGCTGGTTACGGTTTGTTGGTTATTGGTATGCCTTTTCTGACAAGGGCGATCCGGAGCCTGTTCCATCGACGACGAGCGATCAACCTTGTCACCGATCAACGTGTTTCTCTCACCCAGGAAATCTTGCAGTCGGTTCGCTTTGTCAAGTACTTTGGTTGGGAAAAGGCCTTCTTGGAACGTCTCGGAGATCTCAGAAACAAGGAGATTCGCGCCATCCAGATCTTGCTCGCCATCAGAAACGCCCTTAACGCTGTCAGCATGTCGCTGCCCATCTTCGCTTCTATGCTCTCCTTCATCTGTTATTCCCTGACACACAATGGGCTTACGGCTGCTGAAGTCTTTTCCTCGTTGGCTTTGTTCAACGGCCTTCGAATCCCTCTGAACTTGTTACCGATGGTCTTGGGTCAGGTAATTGACGCCTGGGGATCTGTTCAGAGAATTGAGGAGTTCCTGCTTCAAGAAGAGGCGGTTGAAGACATGATATTTGACACTAAGGGAGATGACGCGATTCGACTTGAGGATGCTTCGTTTACTTGGGAGAAGTCTCACAAGGAGGAGGTTGGTAAGGACGAGAAAGGcaagaaggaaaaagacAAACGCGCTCCTCCCCCCCAGGTTGAGTCTTCTGGCGATGATACGAGCACTCTTGTCGAAGAGCGGGAGCCCTTCAAGCTTCAGGATCTCAACTTTGACGTGAAAAGGAACGAGCTTGTTGCTGTCATCGGTTCAGTAGGTAGCGGAAAGAGTTCTCTCCTGTCTGCCCTGGCTGGAGATATGCGAAAGACAAACGGTCAAGTCACCTTCGGCTCATCTAGAGCGTTCTGTCCCCAATATGCTTGGATCCAAAACACCACTCTCAAGAACAACATTATATTTGGCAAGGATATAGACAAGACATGGTACAACAAGGTCATTCAAGC TTGTGCTCTTCAAGCAGATATCGATATGCTCCCCAATGGTGATTTGACAGAAATTGGTGAACGCGGTATCACCATCTCTGGTGGCCAGAAGCAGCGCCTCAACATTGCTCGAGCTATCTACTTCGATGCTGACATTGTACTCATGGACGACCCTCTCAGTGCTGTTGACGCTCACGTTGGACGCCACATCTTCGACAATGCCATTCTAGGCCTTCTCAAGGACAAATGCCGTATCTTGGCCACTCATCAGCTCTGGGTCCTGAGCAGATGCGATCgcatcatctggatggagcACGGAAAGATCCAAGCTATTGACACTTTTGAGAACCTCATGAGAGACCACAAGGGATTTCAGACACTAATGGAGACTACTGCCATCGAAGAGAAGCGCGAAGAGGTTGAGAAGCCTGTCGACGGTGATGAACCGACTGCggatgagaagaaaaagaaaaagaaaaagggtgCTGCTCTGATGACGCAAGAAGAAAGGGCCAGTGCCAGTGTTTCGTGGTCCGTTTATGCTGCTTACATCAAGGCATCTGGCTCGATCTTGAATGCTCCACTGGTATTGTTCCTTCTCATTGTATCTCAGGGAGCCAACATCGTCACGAGTCTGTGGCTGTCATACTGGACTTCGGACAAGTTTGATCTGTCAACGGGTGTGTACATCGCCATTTACGCAGCACTGGGTGTTGTCCAGGCTATTCTTATGTTTGCCTTTTCCGTCGTCTTATCTATCCTCGGTACAAAGTCAAGTAAAGTCATGCTTCGGATCGCTGTCACTCGTGTTTTGCGAGCACCCATGTCTTTCTTTGACACGACACCTCTTGGACGCATTACGAATCGCTTCTCTAGAGACGTTGATGTTATGGATAACAATCTCTCGGATGCGCTTCGTATGTTCTTGCTTACCATGGGTATGATCACGTCTGTGTTCATTCTTATTATTGCGTTCTATTACTATTTTGTCATTGCTCTGGTTCCTCTCTACGTTGCATTCGTCATCGCAGCTATCTACTATCGTGCATCAGCCCGAGAGGTCAAGCGTTTTGAGTCTGTCCTTCGATCGCACGTCTTTGCCAAGTTCGGAGAGGGCCTCACTGGTGTGGCATCCATCCGAGCTTACGGACTCCAGAATCGCTTTATCAATGAGTTGCGCGAGTCTATTGACGACATGAACGGTGCATACTACATCACTTTTGCCAACCAGAGATGGCTGTCCATGCGAATTGATCTCATTGGTGTACTTCTCGTCTTTGTTACAGCCATCCTGGTCGTTACCTCACGTTTCTCCATCAACCCTTCTATTGGTGGTCTCGTCTTGAGTTATATCCTTTCCATCGTGGGTATGATGCAGTTTTCGGTTCGTCAGCTTGCCGAAGTTGAGAATGCCATGAACGCTGTTGAAAGACTCTACTACTACGGCACGGAgctcgaggaggaggctCCCTCCCATACGGTTGAAGTACGCAAGTCATGGCCCGAAAAGGGCGAGATTGTTTTTGACAACGTTGAGATGCGATATCGAGCAGGCCTCCCATTGGTTCTTTCAGGATTGACAATGCATGTCAAGGGTGGCGAGCGTATTGGTATTGTCGGACGTACTGGTGCTGGAAAGAGCTCTATCATGAGCACGCTCTTCCGTCTGGTCGAGATCTCAGGTGGCAAAATTACCATTGATGGACTCGATATCTCTACACTTGGCCTTCATGATCTTCGATCTCGTCTCGCCATCATCCCACAAGATCCTACCCTGTTCCGAGGAACTGTTCGCAGCAACTTGGATCCTTTTAACGAACACACCGACCTGGAGCTTTGGTACGCGCTTCGCAAGGCAGACCTCGTCCCTGCCGACGCCGAAACACCCGAGGACGCTCGCCGCACAAACGACCCTTCACGTATCCATCTCGACACAGCCGTTGAAGAGGATGGCCTTAACTTCTCGCTCGGCCAACGGCAACTCATGGCTCTTGCGAGAGCTCTTGTCCGAGGTGCCCAGATCATCGTCTGTGACGAAGCTACTTCCTCAGTCGACATGGAAACAGACGACAAGATCCAGGCTACCATGGCGGTTGGCTTCCGAGGCAAGACACTGTTGTGTATTGCTCACCGACTGCGTACCATTATTGGGTACGATCGCATTTGCGTCATGGATGCGGGGCGTATCGCAGAGTTGGATACGCCATTGCAGCTTTGGAAACAGGGAGGCATCTTCCGCAGCATGTGTGATCGTAGTGGTATCAGAATGGAGGATATCCACGGCGCAAGAGAGGAACTCGGTAGTGCGATCGGAGAATCGAGTGGGCAGTAA
- a CDS encoding hypothetical protein (BUSCO:24854at5125), which produces MATGSLREGVFAINKPCGQSSAQVIRECQQVFNPSEFFKPLIESEVAKRTNENGGQPARRKALKKASQVKIGHGGTLDPLATGVLILGVGSATKALPRFLECTKTYETTVVFGAATDSYDRVGRILTKRPYEHITREKVEKEIASFRGRHTQIPPLFSALKMNGKPLYEYAREGKPIPRQIEGREVEVKDIEMVEWYEPGKHNHRWPTEEAEAAERNLAEQVWRVKKQQESNKPLSPEEKQQDIKAIAAHESFKRNFEERQDALIKDAPSKKSRKSKEPPLMSGALGKLPQPAYSNKGHNLVPDAPDSSTPPPWSDEGPPACKVRLTVTSGFYVRSFCHDLGAKLDSAALMAELSRTRQNDFETGTENCLEYEDLAKGEEVWGPKVAGMLERWNNGLGAGPRGPAGPQKKETKGPGSPTRKHSKQQNNKGEKRRRSESPNGTGSPHRKAVALESKQDSKPVKEPKEEVRPDAGNRSDDEKSWNGIED; this is translated from the exons ATGGCCACGGGTTCTCTCAGGGAGGGCGTATTTG CCATCAACAAACCTTGCGGTCAAAGCTCAGCCCAAGTCATTCGCGAATGCCAGCAGGTTTTCAATCCTTCCGAGTTTTTCAAGCCATTGATCGAGTCAGAAGTCGCAAAGCGCACCAACGAGAATGGCGGGCAGCCCGCCCGTCGCAAGGCTCTTAAGAAGGCTTCCCAAGTCAAGATTGGTCATGGCGGAACTCTCGATCCTCTCGCTACCGGAGTTCTCATCCTGGGTGTAGGATCTGCAACAAAGGCACTGCCCCGGTTCCTCGAATGTACCAAGACATACGAGACCACCGTTGTGTTTGGTGCCGCTACCGACAGCTATGATAGAGTTGGCCGCATCCTTACCAAGCGGCCCTATGAACACATTACTCGCGAAAAGGTCGAGAAGGAGATTGCCTCCTTCCGCGGCCGCCACACTCAGATCCCGCCACTGTTCTCTGCGCTCAAGATGAACGGAAAGCCCCTCTACGAGTATGCGCGTGAGGGCAAGCCTATTCCTCGACAGATCGAAGGCAGAGAAGTCGAGGTCAAGGACATTGAAATGGTGGAGTGGTACGAGCCCGGAAAGCACAACCACCGATGGCCTACCGAAGAGGCCGAAGCTGCGGAGCGTAACCTGGCAGAACAGGTCTGGAGGGTCAAGAAGCAACAAGAAAGCAACAAGCCGTTGAGTCCCGAAGAGAAGCAGCAGGACATCAAAGCGATAGCGGCGCATGAATCGTTCAAGCGCAATTTCGAAGAGCGTCAGGATGCCCTTATCAAAGATGCGCCTTCAAAGAAATCGCGAAAGTCAAAGGAACCTCCCTTGATGTCGGGCGCCCTCGGAAAGCTACCACAGCCAGCCTACTCTAATAAGGGACACAACCTGGTTCCCGACGCACCCGACTCGAGCACCCCACCTCCATGGAGCGATGAAGGCCCTCCAGCTTGCAAGGTGCGACTGACAGTCACATCTGGTTTCTACGTCAGAAGTTTCTGCCACGATCTAGGCGCCAAGCTTGACTCAGCAGCTCTCATGGCAGAGCTTTCGCGCACCCGCCAGAACGATTTTGAGACTGGCACCGAGAACTGTCTCGAGTATGAGGATCTCGCCAAGGGTGAAGAGGTCTGGGGCCCCAAGGTCGCCGGTATGCTTGAAAGGTGGAACAATGGTTTGGGAGCCGGCCCTCGGGGTCCAGCCGGCCCCCAGAAGAAGGAGACTAAGGGCCCCGGCTCTCCTACAAGGAAGCACAGCAAGCAACAGAACAACAAAGGCGAGAAGCGACGACGGTCGGAATCACCCAACGGGACAGGATCACCACACCGCAAGGCGGTAGCTCTTGAATCCAAGCAAGACTCCAAGCCCGTGAAAGAGCCCAAAGAGGAGGTCAGGCCAGACGCCGGGAATCGCTCCGATGATGAGAAGTCATGGAACGGTATCGAAGACTGA
- a CDS encoding hypothetical protein (TransMembrane:1 (o153-179i)), translated as MAQDNKDDNKDDAKNNDPSAVPASAAEPTDAKNSDADKPTDAAESAKEAGDEKKPEPASETKDSAKPASTQETKDEAPSKTEEEDSATTVTGEGPTKTEDIQSKITAIAETGTEEAMPTLTRYKPIPTYPAPSVPPTNNAPFMRHSSAPDGTVFIAVGAILGALGLGILLWRLIVGILLHRSVDRAAKAQHDETAKTAFPAPPAPFYKYTDTGSTMSLSAGRGVRRTNRGPVLSSAPSASNLFFSPTAAASNNGPGNRSSAFLPSGFYAAGTSSPGGQHDHSISMTNLRPDSRGYFGTPTRPSPPDSPSFQARRDISNSTLNLNRPPSQRAPSAFLEDLLADDPSSLPPPHMPGAAARRSSHGSGSPGVHNRV; from the coding sequence ATGGCCCAAGACAACAAGGACGATAATAAAGACGATGCTAAGAACAACGACCCCTCTGCTGTACCAGCCTCCGCTGCTGAACCAACCGATGCGAAAAACAGCGATGCCGACAAGCCCACTGATGCTGCCGAGTCTGCCAAAGAGGCAGGTGACGAAAAGAAACCTGAGCCTGCCAGCGAAACCAAAGACAGCGCAAAGCCTGCGTCAACTCAAGAAACCAAGGATGAAGCGCCCTCGAAAacagaggaggaagattcGGCCACCACTGTGACAGGAGAGGGTCCGACAAAAACCGAAGATATTCAATCTAAAATCACGGCTATTGCTGAAACTGGAACCGAAGAAGCCATGCCTACTTTGACAAGGTACAAGCCAATTCCTACGTATCCAGCTCCTTCCGTTCCACCCACAAACAACGCACCTTTCATGCGACACTCGAGCGCCCCTGACGGGACCGTCTTCATCGCTGTCGGGGCCATCCTCGGTGCGCTTGGCCTTGGCATTCTTCTTTGGCGTCTCATTGTTGGCATCCTTCTTCATCGATCGGTGGACCGAGCTGCTAAAGCTCAGCACGATGAAACCGCAAAGACAGCTTTTCCTGCACCTCCTGCGCCTTTTTACAAATATACTGATACCGGCTCTACCATGTCGCTCTCGGCTGGACGTGGTGTACGACGAACTAACAGAGGGCCTGTTCTCTCATCGGCCCCTAGTGCCTCCAACTTGTTCTTTTCTCCGACAGCTGCGGCGTCGAATAATGGGCCAGGCAATCGTAGCTCTGCTTTCTTGCCTTCTGGTTTTTATGCCGCCGGCACTAGCTCTCCTGGTGGCCAGCATGATCACAGCATCAGTATGACCAACCTGCGTCCTGATTCTAGAGGTTACTTCGGTACTCCTACGAGGCCCAGTCCCCCCGACTCACCATCATTCCAAGCCCGAAGAGACATCAGTAACTCGACTCTCAATCTGAACCGGCCACCAAGTCAGCGTGCTCCTAGCGCTTTCCTTGAAGATCTTCTCGCCGATGATCCTTCAAGTTTGCCGCCTCCTCATATGCCTGGCGCAGCTGCTAGGCGCTCATCGCATGGCAGTGGTTCTCCCGGTGTCCACAATCGGGTTTAG